From Carya illinoinensis cultivar Pawnee chromosome 5, C.illinoinensisPawnee_v1, whole genome shotgun sequence, one genomic window encodes:
- the LOC122309960 gene encoding rust resistance kinase Lr10-like isoform X1, with protein MDVRESCTIEQMSLTSWPGQINEDPNISYTDLRNVFSYGFELSWFYYTRCVSLNCRYNDCYLGDDNQAHCVDQRGWGFKYFLRRLQGNVVFIGFGLIGWYVAAIHALGTLFVIAFLIYKWRRRHLSVYNAVEEFLQSQNNLVPINYSFSEIKKMTKGFREKLGEGGYGTVFKGTLRSGCLVAVKMLGQSKTNGQDFINEVATIGRIHHVNVVQLIGYCVHGSKRALVYDFMPKGSLDKYIFSSDESIFLDTKKTYNIALGVARGIEYLHRGCDMQILHFDIKPHNILLDENFIPKVSDFGLAKLYPIKDNTICLTAVRGTLGYMAPELFYKNIGGISYKADIYSFGMMLMEMVGKRKNLNAFAEHSSQIYFPTWVYDQFNDGKDIEIDCATEEEKQIVNKMIIVALWCIQMNPSNRPSMNKVVEMLEGEVEHLQIPSKAPLSSPERVIKDCEDNSSQTSSSTS; from the exons ATGGATGTGAGGGAGTCGTGCACCATAGAGCAAATGTCTCTGACATCGTGGCCAGGACAAATTAATGAAGATCCTAATATTTCCTATACAGACCTCCGCAATGTATTCTCATATGGTTTTGAGCTTTCATGGTTCTACTATACACGTTGTGTCAGTTTAAACTGCAGATACAATGATTGTTACCTCGGTGACGATAATCAAGCTCATTGCGTCGACCAACGGGGATGGG GATTTAAATATTTCTTACGACGTCTTCAGGGAAATGTAG TTTTTATTGGATTTGGGCTCATCG GATGGTATGTGGCCGCAATCCATGCACTAGGCACTCTATTTGTGATTGcatttttgatatataaatgGCGAAGGAGGCACTTATCCGTGTACAACGCTGTTGAAGAATTTCTACAAAGCCAAAATAACCTCGTGCCAATAAATTACTCCTTCTCAGAAATTAAGAAGATGACCAAAGGTTTTAGGGAAAAATTGGGTGAAGGAGGATATGGCACAGTATTTAAAGGAACACTTCGAAGTGGATGTTTGGTGGCAGTAAAAATGTTAGGCCAGTCGAAAACAAATGGGCAAGATTTTATCAATGAAGTGGCAACTATTGGAAGGATTCATCATGTTAACGTGGTACAACTCATTGGTTATTGCGTTCATGGATCAAAGCGTGCTCTTGTATATGACTTCATGCCCAAAGGATCTCtagataaatacattttttcttcGGATGAAAGTATCTTCCTAGATACTAAGAAAACATATAATATTGCTCTAGGAGTGGCTCGTGGGATTGAGTATTTACATCGAGGATGTGACATGCAAATTTTGCATTTCGATATCAAACCTCACAACATCCTTCTTGATGAAAATTTTATCCCTAAGGTTTCTGATTTTGGCTTAGCAAAATTGTACCCGATAAAAGACAATACTATTTGTTTGACTGCTGTGAGAGGGACATTGGGATACATGGCTCCTGAATTATTCTACAAAAACATTGGAGGTATTTCATACAAGgctgatatttatagttttggaaTGATGTTGATGGAAATGGTGGGCAAAAGAAAGAACTTGAATGCTTTTGCAGAACATTCAAGCCAGATTTACTTTCCTACCTGGGTGTACGATCAATTCAACGATGGAAAAGATATTGAAATAGATTGTGCCACTGAAGAGGAAAAGCAGATTGTTAATAAGATGATCATTGTCGCATTATGGTGTATACAAATGAATCCTAGTAATCGTCCTTCCATGAACAAAGTTGTAGAAATGCTTGAAGGAGAAGTTGAACACTTACAAATACCATCCAAGGCTCCCTTATCATCGCCAGAGAGAGTGATAAAAGATTGTGAAGATAATTCAAGTCAAACTTCTTCATCAACTTCTTAA
- the LOC122309960 gene encoding rust resistance kinase Lr10-like isoform X2, producing the protein MDVRESCTIEQMSLTSWPGQINEDPNISYTDLRNVFSYGFELSWFYYTRCVSLNCRYNDCYLGDDNQAHCVDQRGWGFKYFLRRLQGNVGWYVAAIHALGTLFVIAFLIYKWRRRHLSVYNAVEEFLQSQNNLVPINYSFSEIKKMTKGFREKLGEGGYGTVFKGTLRSGCLVAVKMLGQSKTNGQDFINEVATIGRIHHVNVVQLIGYCVHGSKRALVYDFMPKGSLDKYIFSSDESIFLDTKKTYNIALGVARGIEYLHRGCDMQILHFDIKPHNILLDENFIPKVSDFGLAKLYPIKDNTICLTAVRGTLGYMAPELFYKNIGGISYKADIYSFGMMLMEMVGKRKNLNAFAEHSSQIYFPTWVYDQFNDGKDIEIDCATEEEKQIVNKMIIVALWCIQMNPSNRPSMNKVVEMLEGEVEHLQIPSKAPLSSPERVIKDCEDNSSQTSSSTS; encoded by the exons ATGGATGTGAGGGAGTCGTGCACCATAGAGCAAATGTCTCTGACATCGTGGCCAGGACAAATTAATGAAGATCCTAATATTTCCTATACAGACCTCCGCAATGTATTCTCATATGGTTTTGAGCTTTCATGGTTCTACTATACACGTTGTGTCAGTTTAAACTGCAGATACAATGATTGTTACCTCGGTGACGATAATCAAGCTCATTGCGTCGACCAACGGGGATGGG GATTTAAATATTTCTTACGACGTCTTCAGGGAAATGTAG GATGGTATGTGGCCGCAATCCATGCACTAGGCACTCTATTTGTGATTGcatttttgatatataaatgGCGAAGGAGGCACTTATCCGTGTACAACGCTGTTGAAGAATTTCTACAAAGCCAAAATAACCTCGTGCCAATAAATTACTCCTTCTCAGAAATTAAGAAGATGACCAAAGGTTTTAGGGAAAAATTGGGTGAAGGAGGATATGGCACAGTATTTAAAGGAACACTTCGAAGTGGATGTTTGGTGGCAGTAAAAATGTTAGGCCAGTCGAAAACAAATGGGCAAGATTTTATCAATGAAGTGGCAACTATTGGAAGGATTCATCATGTTAACGTGGTACAACTCATTGGTTATTGCGTTCATGGATCAAAGCGTGCTCTTGTATATGACTTCATGCCCAAAGGATCTCtagataaatacattttttcttcGGATGAAAGTATCTTCCTAGATACTAAGAAAACATATAATATTGCTCTAGGAGTGGCTCGTGGGATTGAGTATTTACATCGAGGATGTGACATGCAAATTTTGCATTTCGATATCAAACCTCACAACATCCTTCTTGATGAAAATTTTATCCCTAAGGTTTCTGATTTTGGCTTAGCAAAATTGTACCCGATAAAAGACAATACTATTTGTTTGACTGCTGTGAGAGGGACATTGGGATACATGGCTCCTGAATTATTCTACAAAAACATTGGAGGTATTTCATACAAGgctgatatttatagttttggaaTGATGTTGATGGAAATGGTGGGCAAAAGAAAGAACTTGAATGCTTTTGCAGAACATTCAAGCCAGATTTACTTTCCTACCTGGGTGTACGATCAATTCAACGATGGAAAAGATATTGAAATAGATTGTGCCACTGAAGAGGAAAAGCAGATTGTTAATAAGATGATCATTGTCGCATTATGGTGTATACAAATGAATCCTAGTAATCGTCCTTCCATGAACAAAGTTGTAGAAATGCTTGAAGGAGAAGTTGAACACTTACAAATACCATCCAAGGCTCCCTTATCATCGCCAGAGAGAGTGATAAAAGATTGTGAAGATAATTCAAGTCAAACTTCTTCATCAACTTCTTAA
- the LOC122309961 gene encoding uncharacterized protein LOC122309961: MTRGMTAFPAGLMVLLIAVVVFLHLLPQDNYCAPSSCGNIPNISFPFRLKSDPLNCGDTRYELLCDENNHTLLSLHGSKYYVSQIDYNNYTIRIIDAGIQEDNYSFIPCYSLNRRGLNNWDSDSGYVIGFWRKQARLIDASEVVVIVNCEKPVAPVPLSISSRLLRIVLILIMDLGLLPTPLCLNIPKGTYILLLAME, encoded by the coding sequence ATGACAAGAGGAATGACAGCCTTCCCTGCTGGACTCATGGTCCTCCTTATAGCTGTTGTGGTCTTcctccatcttcttcctcaagATAACTATTGTGCTCCTTCTTCCTGTGGCAATATCCCCAACATCAGCTTTCCGTTTCGATTAAAaagtgatccactgaattgcgGAGACACAAGGTATGAGCTCTTATGTGATGAGAACAACCATACGTTGTTATCTTTACATGGTAGTAAATACTACGTAAGCCAAATCGATTACAACAACTACACCATCCGAATTATAGACGCAGGTATTCAGGAGGATAATTACTCCTTCATCCCTTGTTATTCTCTAAACCGTCGTGGTTTGAATAATTGGGATTCAGATTCAGGATATGTAATAGGTTTTTGGAGAAAACAAGCAAGATTGATAGATGCATCAGAAGTTGTGGTTATTGTGAATTGTGAAAAGCCAGTGGCTCCGGTTCCTCTTTCCATTTCGTCTCGACTTCTACGAATTGTTCTAATATTAATAATGGATCTGGGTCTACTTCCAACCCCTCTTTGTCTCAATATTCCAAAAGGTACATATATCTTATTGTTGGCAATGGAGTGA